From a region of the Sebastes umbrosus isolate fSebUmb1 chromosome 10, fSebUmb1.pri, whole genome shotgun sequence genome:
- the bmp5 gene encoding bone morphogenetic protein 5 translates to MKYHALLLGLAWSCLSVLSCARCGLSDNHVHSSFIYRRLRNHERREIQREILSILGLPHRPRPFSPGKQASSAPLFMLDLYNAMAVEEEEVEVEVMVQQQQQKSFSAKAQGHSRKGYYSPTQQQHQHATGYSRVAQPYRAAPLLGHSPALTTVHDTNFLNDADMVMSFVNLVEKDKDFSHQRRHYKEFRFDLTQIPDGEAVTAAEFRIYKDRSHARYDNVTLKVSIYQVIKEYQNNDAETFLLGSKKVQASDGGWLVFDITTTSNHWVMNPQQNFGLQLCVETVDGRSINMKSAGIIGRNGPQSKQPFLVAFFKASGVLLRSVRAAGGKKKNHNRNKSTNQQESSKAPKTGDYNTSEQKQACKKHELYVSFRDLGWQDWIIAPEGYAAFYCDGECSFPLNAHMNATNHAIVQTLVHLMFPDNVPKPCCAPTKLNAISVLYFDDSSNVILKKYRNMVVRSCGCH, encoded by the exons ATGAAGTACCATGCGCTACTACTCGGACTCGCGTGGAGCTGCTTGAGCGTTCTCTCGTGCGCTCGCTGCGGCTTAAGTGACAACCACGTGCACTCCAGCTTCATCTACAGGAGGCTGCGCAACCACGAGCGCAGGGAGATCCAGAGAGAGATCCTCTCCATCCTGGGCCTGCCGCACCGACCCAGGCCCTTCTCTCCCGGCAAGCAGGCGTCCTCTGCACCGCTCTTCATGCTCGACCTGTACAACGCCATGgccgtggaggaggaggaggtggaggtggaggtgatggtgcagcagcagcagcagaagagctTCAGTGCCAAGGCTCAAGGGCACTCCAGGAAAGGGTACTACAGCCCaacccagcagcagcaccagcatgCCACCGGGTACTCCCGAGTGGCTCAGCCGTACCGAGCAGCTCCTCTGCTGGGCCACAGTCCTGCGCTCACCACGGTGCACGACACCAACTTCCTCAATGATGCAGACATGGTGATGAGTTTTGTCAATTTAG TGGAGAAAGATAAAGATTTTTCACACCAACGAAGACACTACAAGGAGTTCCGTTTTGATCTGACTCAGATCCCGGACGGAGAGGCGGTGACTGCGGCAGAGTTTCGAATCTATAAGGACCGCAGTCACGCCCGCTACGACAATGTCACTCTGAAGGTTTCCATATATCAAGTCATCAAGGAATATCAAAACAA CGATGCAGAAACGTTCTTGCTCGGCTCCAAAAAGGTCCAGGCGTCCGACGGAGGCTGGCTAGTGTTTGACATCACGACCACCAGTAACCACTGGGTGATGAACCCACAGCAGAACTTTGGCCTGCAGCTCTGTGTGGAGACTGTAGACG GCCGCAGTATCAACATGAAATCTGCTGGAATCATTGGGAGGAACGGGCCCCAGTCCAAACAGCCTTTCCTGGTTGCTTTCTTCAAGGCCAGTGGGGTGTTGCTTCGCTCTGTCAGAGCTGCTGGTGGGAAGAAAAAGAACCACAATCGTAATAAATCTACTAACCAACAAGAATCATCTAAAGCACCAAAAACAGGAG attacaacacaAGCGAACAGAAGCAAGCCTGCAAGAAGCACGAACTTTACGTCAGTTTTCGAGATTTGGGCTGGCAG gATTGGATCATTGCACCTGAGGGCTATGCTGCTTTTTACTGTGATGGCGAATGCTCTTTTCCACTCAACGCACACATGAATGCAACAAATCACGCAATTGTGCAAACCCTG GTCCACTTAATGTTTCCTGACAATGTGCCAAAGCCATGCTGCGCCCCGACCAAGCTCAACGCAATATCAGTGCTTTACTTTGATGACAGCTCTAACGTTATCCTcaagaaatatagaaatatgGTAGTTAGGTCATGTGGTTGCCATTAG